Within the Setaria viridis chromosome 3, Setaria_viridis_v4.0, whole genome shotgun sequence genome, the region ATTAGTATAAACAACTAGACCAAAGTGTCTAAATTCATACAAGACGTAATTTACAGCACATACGCGCTACACTTTCATGTACTAGTAGTTGACTTTACTTTTACTTTCCTATTGCACCGATTCTGCTGCTGGTTCGTCATTGCACCAACCATGACCTTAATTCATCGCTAGCTGGTTCACCGACCTTCCCATGCATCCTCCTTGATGACAAATGGAGCACCGACTAATCAGATTGTGCGACTCAATTAGAAGAAGATAAATTTCATATCATTGAAGCATCGATTGCTTCTCTCTGAAGAGAGCATTTTGTTGTAGGAGGCAAATGTAGGTTAAAATGACCCATAACCCAAATTTTTTTGGATGCACTATGTGATCATTTCTTGTTTTTGTCTTGTATAATCAAAGCGTATACATATGAAATCTAATCAAAATTTACTTATAAAAGGAAGTTAATATTCCTTTTTTTAGAAATAGGGCTGGATTTTATTGATATGCCAAAGGACCCGGTACATCCGACTCCTTACAATAGAGCCctcgaagaaaataaaaattacaAATATGCCCTTCTTAGGTTCTCCTAGCCATCTTCGTCATCTCCGGCTGGAGCAGCCACTCATCAACTTGTCGAGCTAAATGGCTCGGAAAGATGACAAACTTGAAGCTTGAAGCTGAATCCCATCTCGACGAAGCAGCATCGCAGTTTTGAAGCGGCATCATATAATAATTGGGCAGTGCTAATTAGCGCGCGACGAAGCAGCATCACAGTTTTGAAGCAGCACCATAATTGGGCAGTGCTAATTAGCACTCACGCGTTGGGAGCCCTCCTAGTGATCGAATCCGGACagcccctcccccccccccccccccccctccctccaTTTTGGGAAAAATTTAAATCCCACAACTTTCCATTATCAAGATATCATAACTTATACACATAACTTCGATGCATAACTCTATAATATAACTTTTTATGAgataattttttagcacaacTTCAATAGCATGCAGAATTTATGTGTACAATTTTTAGGTGCAATTTGTAAGAATAACTTCGAATTTTGTTTTTAGAAAGCTGTAACCTACACAATTTGTACGCATAACTTTTTCCCTAAGAACCTTTCATGATATACATAACTTATACGCATAACATTTGTCATAACTTTTGAGAGCgttgttaaaaaaatttataaaCATAACTTATACGTATATACAATTTTTACTTGGTatagaaaaataattgaaaagaaaaaaaaacacacgaCCACCAGCCAGCACATGGTGGGGGCGCGTGGGACCCAAGCGACCATAATTTAAGGAAGTTAATATTCCTTCATTAGTAGTGTATATGAAGAAGCGGTCATCCTGTTTAGGGGTAGAAATATCTCGTCTAATTGTGACTTTCAATTACCTCACAGCTAGTTAGTCATCTTCAAATTTACAAAAAGGTCTCCATACATTTCCAAAGACTTATAGATTTATATAACcacccccccccacacacacacacacaaaaaaaaaaaacccggcTGCCACAAGGAACCAaaccaaagtttttttttactctCTCCTACGAAAGGTAATAAATTAATTGAGTTCTCTTATATATACAGTACCCTCCAAGGGTTCAAAATAATATTTAGAAAAATGACATATAATATATAAGACCAAAATGCCCTCATGGACACTGCCATGTAATTAAAATAACAAAAATGGCATGATTCGGACTAGAACAGAAAATATAGACAGGATACATTCTTCGATCTCCTACACTTAATAGGTTACATTATTTTCTTTGAAAATTTCTCTgtggtttcttttctttctgtttgagCCACCATATTTCCATGCCTTATGCTGGCAGTTTAGCTGCCGTATGAATCAATATCTTTTGGCTTTGTCCTACTGTGTCATAGGAAGATACAAATTTGACATATCTGTAGCTATCTGTGCAAAAACTCCTTTCACATATGCCGACCATCTGTGTAAAAACTGGGTTGGCAGCTATATCTAGGACATGCTAGCATCTCAATTTGAGCAACACATGGAAGAGATTGAGAGTGAAccaaatgattcaaaataacaaGGTATCTAGCTGAGAAGCGTGAGAGGAGGGCTAAAGAGTTTGACATACTAGAGTATTGGAAAATGAGCTCAAATAAGTATCCTGTACTGTCGCTCTTGGCAAAGGATGTGCTAGCTATTCCTGCTTCCACAGTGCCTTCGGAGTCAGCTTTTAGCACGGGTGGATACATTATAGATCCACTTCGTTGTAGCCTATCGACTAGCACAGTCAAAGCTTTAATCTGCGCACAAAGCTGGCTATATACATTGCATAGCAAAGTAAGTGCAAGAGAGGCTGCTGAAGAGGTTCAGACATATGAGGAGATTAGAGAAGGTAAAGTTTTTCGTAGTTCAGTAGAAGCGCCACCTTAAGTCTATCAAAGTTGCTCACAACATTCTATTCCTTTTTATACAGAGTTTCTTTCAAAGGACCGCACAGATAATCAACATTGCTTTGTTATGTTCCTTTATACGTGACTTTTGCTCCTTTGCTCCTTTGCTCCATTGCATTGGTATGTAACTTAAACTTTTGCTGTAGATTTAACTGAGTTGGAAGCATAGTAATTTCTGAAAAGGAGCCTACTATGTTTGTGACAAGGTCCAGTGATTGTCTGTAGGGTCTGAATCTAACACAGGATGGATGGTTCACTTTTTTAGATTTGCAGCAATGCTTATCTGATTGCTTACTAATCGGCAGAGTTTCACTGAGTTTGAAGCAGTAAGGTATTCATGAACCTACACAGAGTGGCTGCTTCTTGGTGTGATAGATACTAATCGGCAGCCGCAGATGCTTATTATTGCTTGTTTTTGGGATGTACAGAATAGTAGCTTCTGAATCATGCTGCAACTGGCAGTAGCTAAATTATGACCAATTGCGGTTCTTGTTCAATTAATCATGATCATGTTGAAAGGAAATATGTTCAATTATCTCAGTCTaatactttgcttatttttctgTTCTTTACACAGCACAATACTTTGTTTCGTTAGATCCGTATACACAACATCTGCAGGCACCAGGCAAGCGGGTCTCTGCAGCAGTCCCTCTACCTAATAACCAGCGTAACCCAGCCAAACCAGCCATACCAACCCGCACCCACGGTTCTCCTAGCTGTTAGCAACCCGTACAAAACCAGCCCGGCCCGCACCAGCAAGTTGCCTCTTGGTTTGGTTTGGAACAAACCAGGAACCGGAAAACCGGACCATGAACAGGGTTAGTTCTGTGGTGCTTCTCTGTACCCTTGCGGATGGGCAGCAGTAGGACGATCAGCTACCGAAGGCAACTCCGGCTCTGGTTTGCTCGGTTGTGGAAACATCGGCTGGCCCAAAGCAActccggcaggcggcggcgactgcTCGCCTGTCCGCTTGCTGTTTGGTGTGCCgacggccgctgccgccgccaccggctgtCGTTGGAGCATGATGAAGGACGTGACGCCGAGCGCTGTGGCAGCGAGGGCGAGCACGCCCGCGCCGGCGAAGATGCCGTCCTTGAGGTAGGGGCAGAACGGCGCGGTCTCCCGCACCACGTTGGCGTTCCACGACGCTCCCTCTATGAGCAGCGCCCACGCGATCACCGCCGCTATCCTGCGCGCAACGCGTACAAGCTCGATCACTTCCTCAGCATATACAAGTATGTTTTAACGAGTCTCACGACTCACGACGCCGCGGCGAGACCAACGGCAGCAGTCACTCACCATGAGAAGACGGCGCAGACGATGCCGACGATCCGCTTGGTCTCCGAAGGGATGGAGCGGGACTTGCAGCAACCGCAGCAGCCGCCGACCGCCGAGAAGGTGACCTGGGCAACCAGCAGGAAGATAGCGGCGCAGACCCCGAGCCCAAGCGCTGGGTTCTGCGGGTAGATGCACTCGTCGCCATACACCAGTATTGTATATGgctgcatgcatgatgcaaGCATGATTCGAGTTCAGTTAGGCAAGCAAGCGCGTACACGTACAAACCACAGCTCAACACAAGATCATGTGCCCATAAAAAAAAGGGGAACACAAGTAAGTGATGATTGATATGCTGATAAAAAGATGGCCCTAATAAGATGACATTGAGTAGGTTGATTTCAACTTTCAACAC harbors:
- the LOC117847529 gene encoding uncharacterized protein, with translation MLGAEKRLKMAIKMDKTMIIVCSVIGSLGVLSAILGFSAEGTKLTPYTILVYGDECIYPQNPALGLGVCAAIFLLVAQVTFSAVGGCCGCCKSRSIPSETKRIVGIVCAVFSWIAAVIAWALLIEGASWNANVVRETAPFCPYLKDGIFAGAGVLALAATALGVTSFIMLQRQPVAAAAAVGTPNSKRTGEQSPPPAGVALGQPMFPQPSKPEPELPSVADRPTAAHPQGYREAPQN